A window from Chrysemys picta bellii isolate R12L10 chromosome 20, ASM1138683v2, whole genome shotgun sequence encodes these proteins:
- the LOC101938451 gene encoding phospholipase A2 inhibitor gamma subunit B-like: MKTPLLFCLLSALLETGTCVSCEVCFSARDSCTGSKQVCSERMDSCGIIKTETVVGEIKSPTFMKACVTSSQCGLSTLFMTFGNGISVSTNIACCAGKACKTASVTVPPANTTLNGLHCPACYSVFTHHCSEEIIDCTGAQTQCIHISGTVKSGGTTVHTTMKGCATESACTNIQRFKGAFAGFSADLPTAECRPASRVASMAPEPARLVLPALVTILLANVLS, encoded by the exons ATGAAGACACCTCTCCTCTTCTGCCTCCTCTCGGCCCTGCTGGAGACAG ggacctGTGTTTCGTGCGAGGTTTGCTTCAGTGCACGTGACAGCTGTACAGGCAGTAAGCAAGTCTGCAGTGAGCGAATGGATTCCTGTGGGATCATTAAAACAGAAACCGTAGTAG GCGAGATTAAGAGTCCTACTTTTATGAAAGCCTGCGTGACCTCCAGCCAATGCGGCCTCAGTACTCTTTTCATGACTTTTGGGAACGGGATATCCGTGAGCACGAACATCGCCTGCTGTGCAGGGAAGGCCTGTAAAACAGCCTCCGTTACCG TGCCCCCGGCTAACACCACCCTGAACGgcctgcactgcccagcctgctACTCGGTGTTTACCCATCACTGCAGCGAAGAGATCATCGACTGCACAGGAGCCCAGACCCAGTGCATCCACATCAGCGGCACCGTGAAAAGTG GTGGGACAACCGTGCACACCACCATGAAAGGCTGCGCCACCGAGTCTGCCTGCACCAATATACAACGGTTCAAAGGGGCCTTTGCGGGGTTCAGTGCGGATCTCCCTACTGCCGAATGCAGACCAGCCTCCCGTGTGGCCAGCATGGCTCCGGAACCAGCCAGACTTGTCCTCCCAGCCCTCGTTACCATCCTGCTGGCGAACGTCCTCTCCTGA